A stretch of the Myxococcus guangdongensis genome encodes the following:
- a CDS encoding MarR family winged helix-turn-helix transcriptional regulator — translation MAKYTTAGSAFTDLVLEIFQNNGLLLAAGDRLAAPSGLTSARWQVLGVVDHEPAPVANVARAIGLTRQSVQQTADALEAEGFIEYEENPHHRRAKLMRLTPKGRERLREVEARQLAWANKLGGKLTAASLKTVVGTLREVREALEQDAPTSP, via the coding sequence ATGGCGAAATACACGACGGCCGGGTCGGCCTTCACGGACCTGGTGCTCGAAATCTTCCAGAACAACGGCCTGCTGCTGGCGGCGGGGGACCGGTTGGCGGCGCCGTCGGGGCTGACGAGCGCGCGGTGGCAGGTGTTGGGCGTGGTGGACCACGAGCCGGCGCCGGTGGCGAACGTGGCGCGGGCCATCGGGTTGACGCGGCAGAGCGTGCAGCAGACGGCGGACGCGTTGGAGGCGGAGGGGTTCATCGAGTACGAGGAGAACCCGCACCACCGCCGGGCCAAGTTGATGCGATTGACGCCCAAGGGGCGCGAGCGGCTGCGCGAGGTGGAGGCCCGACAGCTCGCGTGGGCCAACAAGCTGGGCGGCAAGCTGACCGCGGCGTCCTTGAAGACGGTGGTGGGCACGCTGCGCGAGGTGCGTGAGGCGCTGGAACAGGATGCGCCCACGAGCCCGTGA
- a CDS encoding putative metal-binding motif-containing protein: MFVSSLVLAAPASTPSNSTSAPSAKSGAQLLPPPGCPDCEPEPICDPEICDGFDNDCDGQIDEGVKRTVYRDADGDGKGAGPAVQGCVDYGWVTNNTDCNDSNPSVWQAGRFYRDADGDGFGNPNQWLDSCGVPAGYVSDATDCNDANAGVKPGVIKSCGVGECARTVQACINGVEQACIPKPASAELCDRVDNDCNGVVDDLPPITCGTGYCQRTVAACGNYCEMVETQPNKPPVEVCEWMANSCTPGQPRAETCNNIDDNCNGTIDDGVMTTYYRDNDGDGYGTGAPIGMACTVPGGAAPNASDCNDNDFNVKPGAVKQCGVGECRVSVQSCVNGVEQTCTPRPPSPEICDKADNDCNGVVDDLTTYCGVGACRRSAPACGNLCEWVETQPNKPPVEVCEWGEYGLCTPGAPSPEVCANDIDEDCNGSVDDSSNSAAWLTFYPDQDHDGFGTDWNATRACHQPTGTVRVGGDCDDTRADMKPGAAEVCDGIDNNCSGTLDEGNVCDQSLCQ, from the coding sequence TTGTTTGTCTCGAGCCTGGTCCTCGCGGCTCCGGCAAGCACTCCCTCCAACTCCACCTCGGCCCCCAGCGCGAAGTCGGGAGCGCAGCTGCTGCCGCCCCCGGGCTGTCCCGACTGTGAGCCCGAGCCCATCTGCGACCCGGAGATTTGCGACGGCTTCGACAACGACTGCGACGGGCAGATTGACGAAGGCGTCAAGCGCACCGTCTACCGCGACGCGGACGGTGACGGGAAGGGCGCGGGCCCCGCGGTGCAGGGCTGCGTCGATTATGGCTGGGTCACCAACAACACGGACTGCAACGACTCCAACCCCTCCGTCTGGCAGGCCGGCCGCTTCTACCGGGACGCGGATGGAGACGGCTTCGGCAATCCCAACCAGTGGTTGGACTCCTGTGGCGTCCCCGCGGGCTACGTCTCGGACGCCACCGACTGCAACGACGCCAACGCCGGCGTGAAGCCGGGCGTCATCAAGTCCTGCGGCGTCGGCGAGTGCGCGCGCACGGTCCAGGCCTGCATCAACGGCGTGGAGCAGGCCTGTATCCCCAAGCCCGCGTCCGCCGAGCTTTGCGACAGGGTGGACAACGACTGCAACGGCGTGGTGGACGACCTGCCGCCCATCACCTGTGGCACGGGCTACTGCCAGCGCACGGTGGCCGCCTGCGGCAACTACTGCGAGATGGTGGAGACGCAGCCCAACAAGCCGCCCGTCGAGGTCTGCGAGTGGATGGCGAACAGCTGCACCCCGGGCCAGCCCAGGGCCGAGACCTGCAACAACATCGACGACAACTGCAACGGCACCATCGACGACGGTGTCATGACGACCTACTACCGTGACAACGACGGTGACGGGTACGGCACGGGCGCGCCCATCGGCATGGCCTGCACCGTCCCGGGTGGGGCCGCGCCCAATGCCTCGGACTGCAACGACAACGACTTCAACGTGAAGCCCGGGGCCGTGAAGCAGTGTGGCGTGGGCGAGTGCCGCGTCAGCGTCCAGTCCTGCGTCAACGGCGTGGAGCAGACCTGCACCCCGCGGCCTCCCAGCCCCGAGATTTGCGACAAGGCGGACAACGACTGCAACGGCGTGGTGGACGACCTGACCACCTATTGCGGCGTGGGTGCGTGCCGACGCAGCGCTCCGGCCTGCGGCAACCTCTGCGAGTGGGTGGAGACGCAGCCCAACAAGCCGCCCGTCGAGGTCTGCGAGTGGGGTGAGTACGGCCTCTGCACGCCCGGTGCGCCATCTCCCGAGGTGTGCGCGAACGACATCGACGAGGACTGCAACGGCTCCGTCGATGACTCGAGCAACAGCGCCGCGTGGCTGACCTTCTATCCGGACCAGGACCATGACGGCTTTGGCACGGATTGGAACGCGACGCGGGCCTGCCACCAGCCCACGGGCACGGTCCGCGTGGGCGGGGATTGCGACGACACCCGCGCCGACATGAAGCCAGGCGCCGCCGAGGTCTGCGACGGCATCGACAACAACTGCTCGGGGACGCTGGACGAAGGAAATGTCTGCGACCAGTCCCTCTGCCAGTAA
- a CDS encoding lasso peptide biosynthesis protein, which translates to MSILLALLLLSLPANPVSPGAGRVHPPEETTRFVFAWRGVPVGTVTLTREAAAFRYASHHLHTRGEDSGARRRTALLEVDAEGRLVGRPVVPQALWLWRGPPAPGCVTGREELSGREGPHCVTGGTAPWVEGTLLGTPFKARYDARGRMDVLEVGESRFTVASPDTRLVAPPDFFAQGLPVAGERGALTLVPALEVPARLPGMTPWKARAARALAARVHATFIEKGPSEADWREGGEGEAGGCLAHALRFAAGARKQGVKVALVHGLLVVDGGPARPHAWVRVALEDGGMLELDPTSMDPVRADTHLPVALADAQGPALEAGTRWLALLRGDHRVVRQP; encoded by the coding sequence GTGTCCATCCTGCTCGCCCTCCTGCTCCTGTCCCTCCCCGCGAACCCCGTCAGTCCGGGCGCGGGCCGGGTCCACCCGCCCGAGGAGACGACCCGCTTCGTCTTCGCCTGGCGCGGGGTGCCGGTGGGGACTGTCACCCTGACGCGGGAGGCGGCGGCCTTCCGGTACGCAAGCCACCACCTGCACACGCGAGGGGAGGACTCGGGCGCGCGTCGACGCACGGCGTTGCTGGAGGTGGACGCCGAGGGCCGGCTCGTCGGCCGCCCGGTGGTCCCCCAGGCCTTGTGGCTGTGGCGCGGGCCTCCCGCCCCGGGCTGCGTGACGGGCCGCGAGGAGCTCTCCGGCCGCGAGGGCCCGCACTGCGTGACAGGCGGAACGGCACCGTGGGTGGAAGGCACGCTCCTGGGGACGCCCTTCAAGGCCCGCTACGACGCGCGTGGCCGCATGGATGTGCTGGAGGTGGGCGAGTCCCGCTTCACCGTGGCGTCACCGGACACGCGGCTGGTGGCGCCTCCGGACTTCTTCGCCCAGGGGCTGCCGGTGGCGGGCGAGCGCGGGGCGTTGACCCTGGTTCCCGCGCTGGAGGTGCCCGCGAGGCTTCCGGGCATGACGCCCTGGAAGGCCCGGGCCGCGAGGGCGCTGGCGGCGCGAGTGCACGCGACCTTCATCGAGAAGGGGCCGAGCGAGGCCGACTGGCGCGAGGGCGGCGAGGGCGAGGCGGGTGGCTGCCTGGCGCACGCGCTGCGCTTCGCGGCTGGAGCACGCAAGCAAGGCGTGAAGGTGGCCCTGGTGCATGGGCTCCTGGTGGTGGACGGCGGGCCCGCGCGGCCGCACGCGTGGGTGCGCGTGGCGCTGGAGGACGGGGGGATGCTGGAGCTGGACCCCACGTCGATGGACCCGGTGCGCGCGGACACGCACCTGCCCGTGGCGCTGGCGGATGCACAGGGCCCGGCGCTGGAGGCGGGCACTCGCTGGCTGGCCCTCCTGCGCGGAGACCACCGCGTGGTGCGACAGCCGTGA
- a CDS encoding DedA family protein, giving the protein MVEYIDQLIGALGPLGLLVLGVAAALEYVVPPFPGDTITLLGGVYAVRGEQSMVLVFLVVTVGSVVGAAINYAVGHWLAGRFDANPGRSYFGISHARLSEVQSRMRRNGPWLLLANRFLPGIRGLIFVAAGASRVPRINALGLGALSAMAHTGLVLALGAAVGGNLEKLSALMSRYQYAVVGLVVVGVVAVGVRMFARRRAPAPGP; this is encoded by the coding sequence ATGGTGGAATACATCGACCAGCTCATCGGAGCGCTCGGCCCGCTGGGGCTCCTGGTGTTGGGCGTGGCCGCGGCGCTGGAGTACGTGGTGCCTCCCTTCCCCGGTGACACCATCACCCTGCTGGGCGGCGTGTACGCGGTGCGCGGCGAGCAGTCGATGGTGCTCGTCTTCCTCGTGGTGACGGTGGGCAGCGTGGTGGGCGCGGCCATCAACTACGCGGTGGGACACTGGCTGGCGGGGCGCTTCGACGCGAACCCGGGGCGCAGCTACTTCGGCATCAGCCACGCGCGGCTCTCCGAGGTGCAGTCCCGGATGCGCCGCAACGGGCCCTGGCTGCTGCTGGCCAATCGCTTCCTGCCCGGCATCCGGGGACTCATCTTCGTCGCCGCGGGTGCTTCGCGCGTGCCGCGCATCAACGCGCTGGGGCTGGGCGCGCTGTCCGCCATGGCGCACACGGGGCTGGTGCTGGCGCTGGGGGCCGCGGTGGGCGGCAACCTGGAGAAGCTGTCGGCCTTGATGAGCCGCTACCAGTACGCGGTGGTGGGGCTGGTGGTGGTGGGCGTGGTGGCGGTGGGCGTGCGCATGTTCGCCCGGCGACGTGCCCCGGCCCCGGGGCCTTGA
- a CDS encoding arginine N-succinyltransferase: MLVLRDVQKSDLAGLKRLAAVLNTVNLPNNEETLESIIDKSVKSFAGKVKNPFEREYLFVLEDMRNGLIIGTSMIIAQHGTYEAPHIYYEVSEREHYSASLERHLRHKVLSIAYNYEGPTEIGGLVVDPPYRATPDKPGKQLSYVRFLFIAMHRRIFRPRVLAELLPPLLPDGRSLLWEACGKKFTGLTYLEADRLSRQNKEFIKELFPASDIYASLFPDRVQKVLGEVGPQTRGVQRMLERVGFRYVERIDPFDGGPHFEADTGDVSLVRKYRTVKLAAEDFELEGDDVLVAFERESGRNRFRSVRCHARLDNQVAYLPARAKEILGASTGAKLSVIPFE; the protein is encoded by the coding sequence ATGCTTGTCCTGCGTGACGTCCAGAAGAGCGACCTGGCCGGCCTCAAGCGGCTCGCCGCCGTGCTCAACACGGTGAACCTGCCGAACAACGAGGAGACGCTCGAGAGCATCATCGACAAGTCGGTGAAGAGCTTCGCCGGCAAGGTGAAGAACCCCTTCGAGCGCGAGTACCTCTTCGTGCTGGAGGACATGCGCAACGGGCTCATCATCGGCACGTCGATGATCATCGCCCAGCACGGCACGTACGAGGCGCCGCACATCTACTACGAGGTGAGCGAGCGGGAGCACTACTCCGCGTCCCTGGAGCGCCACCTGCGGCACAAGGTGCTGTCCATCGCCTACAACTACGAGGGCCCCACCGAAATCGGCGGGCTCGTGGTGGACCCGCCCTACCGCGCCACGCCGGACAAGCCCGGCAAGCAGCTGTCCTACGTGCGCTTCCTGTTCATCGCCATGCACCGGCGCATCTTCCGTCCCCGGGTGCTGGCGGAGCTGCTCCCGCCGCTGCTCCCGGACGGGCGCAGCCTCTTGTGGGAGGCGTGCGGCAAGAAGTTCACCGGCCTGACGTACCTGGAGGCGGACCGCCTCAGCCGGCAGAACAAGGAGTTCATCAAGGAGCTGTTCCCCGCGTCGGACATCTACGCGTCGCTCTTCCCGGACCGGGTGCAGAAGGTGCTCGGCGAGGTGGGGCCGCAGACGCGCGGCGTGCAGCGCATGCTGGAGCGCGTGGGCTTCCGGTACGTGGAGCGCATCGACCCGTTCGACGGGGGGCCCCACTTCGAGGCCGACACGGGCGACGTGTCGCTGGTGCGCAAGTACCGCACGGTGAAGCTTGCGGCCGAGGACTTCGAGCTGGAGGGGGATGACGTCCTGGTCGCCTTCGAGCGCGAGTCGGGCCGCAACCGCTTCCGCTCGGTGCGCTGCCACGCCCGGCTGGACAACCAGGTGGCCTACCTGCCCGCGCGCGCCAAGGAGATTCTGGGCGCGAGCACCGGCGCGAAGCTGTCCGTCATCCCGTTCGAGTAG
- a CDS encoding ABC transporter substrate-binding protein, with protein sequence MGAKRYLFAFGLAAGLLSALVLGGVLQLTGQRLDVSAWTALLVATPTLYIVGGYLSWFRWAALRRLARRRVMAQLAEGDLTTTGGFRYEGHEDVRRLILSLRRALSQVQRVTANLHRTSNEVSEQALSLLEAARRQGGAVERTLHSVSGMGGSLQVVGKRVHQLEVFAVDTTGALLEMTERLEQVVESLSQVNDFANHTTALMQAMSERLANIASSGDELARFAAEAENFVALVEGGIDSVRRRASETNQLALAVTATAERGEVLVGDSVKGMYRVEETVRKAAELMGTLGSRSAEIGRIVDVIQEIADQTNLLALNAAIIAAQAGEHGRPFGVVANEIRNLAERTTRSTREIATMVSGIRDAVMTAVTLVHEGREQATAGVALGDRASEALVEIRTITQRTFSAVEATVTETQRLEAQGATVVEASRRVARRVEDVTRMAIEQAGHARELVRQTQEMARVGHGASQKAEDQARTGRDLSESVVRLSAAIEELRTANVVLTRADSSIREEVAQVREDARRVIRIGDGLTRTVDQLGHEAVGLETEVFRFRLPQPRTGGTLRVVLHQSASLRNRQAVDPLFSVENQLSELTACSFSGLVRLEDGGLEPDLAERWDADPSARRYRFYLRKGVTFHDGSLLTAGDVKRHLERLLDPAVRSPDRSLLEDVEGAPEFSSGLAREVTGIEVLDDATLEIRLREPKAFFLHLMALTATSVARMDGSGRLVGTGPFRVMSLEPERVVMERNPSYWRSGTPLLDRLEFQLVDSRQEAVSRLRTGTADLVSFLSAEHVEVPGLESLQVLASTTPSTAFVALNLREPPYDDVRVRRALRAGMDIIGLVEQFHPGTRVARTLTPPELLTGSEVAPLPTPDVALAEQLLRDAGLRRLKLTLHHPVGRDTSTEDAVLFRPLLQAGLLQLEHVELAPEEYLTRLRDGKMSAFRTLWLADFPDPDTFLYFLLNSNAQTVYPLGYRNPELDRITSEARVSIDPELRQQLYVRAEHLFRDDCPLIPLYHERVHAAASAAVQGLRLHQTPPQVRFETLWVDPNASE encoded by the coding sequence ATGGGCGCCAAACGGTACCTCTTCGCGTTCGGCCTGGCGGCCGGTCTGCTCTCCGCGCTCGTGCTGGGGGGCGTGCTCCAGCTCACGGGTCAGCGGCTGGACGTGTCCGCGTGGACGGCGCTGCTCGTCGCCACGCCCACGCTCTACATCGTGGGCGGCTACCTGTCGTGGTTCCGCTGGGCGGCGCTGCGCAGGCTGGCGCGTCGGCGCGTCATGGCCCAGCTGGCCGAGGGCGACCTCACCACCACGGGCGGCTTCCGCTACGAGGGGCACGAGGACGTCCGCCGGCTCATCCTGTCGCTGCGCCGCGCGCTGTCGCAGGTGCAGCGGGTGACGGCGAACCTGCACCGCACCAGCAACGAGGTGAGTGAGCAGGCCCTGAGCCTGTTGGAGGCCGCGCGGCGCCAGGGTGGCGCGGTGGAGCGCACGCTGCACTCCGTCAGCGGCATGGGCGGCAGCCTCCAGGTGGTGGGCAAGCGCGTGCACCAGCTGGAGGTGTTCGCGGTGGACACCACCGGCGCGCTGCTGGAGATGACCGAGCGGCTGGAGCAGGTGGTGGAGTCGCTGTCGCAGGTGAACGACTTCGCCAACCACACCACCGCGCTGATGCAGGCGATGAGCGAGCGGCTGGCCAACATCGCCTCCTCGGGTGACGAGCTGGCGCGCTTCGCCGCCGAGGCGGAGAACTTCGTCGCGCTGGTCGAGGGCGGCATCGACTCCGTGCGCAGGCGCGCCAGCGAGACGAACCAGCTGGCCCTGGCCGTGACGGCGACCGCCGAGCGCGGCGAGGTGCTGGTGGGTGACAGCGTCAAGGGCATGTACCGGGTGGAGGAGACCGTCCGGAAGGCCGCGGAGCTGATGGGCACGCTGGGCTCGCGCTCCGCGGAGATTGGCCGCATCGTCGACGTCATCCAGGAGATTGCAGACCAGACGAACCTGCTCGCCCTCAACGCCGCCATCATCGCCGCGCAGGCCGGTGAACACGGCCGCCCCTTCGGCGTGGTAGCCAACGAGATTCGCAACCTGGCCGAGCGCACCACGCGCTCCACACGCGAAATCGCCACCATGGTGTCGGGCATCCGCGACGCGGTGATGACCGCGGTCACGCTGGTGCACGAGGGCCGCGAGCAGGCCACCGCGGGTGTCGCGCTGGGTGACCGCGCGTCCGAGGCGCTGGTGGAGATTCGCACCATTACCCAGCGCACCTTCAGCGCCGTGGAGGCCACGGTGACGGAGACGCAGCGGCTGGAGGCCCAGGGCGCCACCGTCGTCGAGGCGAGCCGCCGCGTGGCCCGGCGCGTGGAGGACGTCACGCGCATGGCCATCGAGCAGGCTGGCCACGCGCGCGAGCTGGTGCGCCAGACGCAGGAGATGGCCCGCGTGGGGCATGGCGCCTCGCAGAAGGCCGAGGACCAGGCGCGCACGGGGCGGGACTTGTCCGAGTCCGTGGTGCGCCTGAGCGCGGCGATTGAAGAGCTGCGCACCGCCAACGTGGTGCTCACCCGCGCGGACTCGTCCATCCGTGAGGAGGTGGCGCAGGTGCGCGAGGACGCGCGTCGGGTCATCCGCATCGGCGATGGGCTGACGCGCACGGTGGACCAGCTAGGCCACGAGGCGGTGGGACTGGAGACGGAGGTGTTCCGCTTCCGCCTGCCCCAACCTCGCACCGGCGGCACGCTGCGCGTGGTGCTGCACCAGTCCGCCTCACTGCGGAACCGGCAGGCGGTGGACCCGCTGTTCAGCGTGGAGAACCAGCTCTCCGAGCTCACCGCGTGCTCGTTCTCCGGGCTCGTGCGACTGGAGGACGGAGGGCTGGAGCCAGACCTGGCCGAGCGCTGGGACGCGGACCCCTCCGCGCGCCGCTATCGCTTCTATCTGCGCAAGGGCGTCACGTTCCATGACGGCTCGCTGTTGACGGCGGGCGACGTGAAGCGCCACCTGGAGCGCCTGTTGGACCCGGCGGTGCGCTCGCCGGACCGCAGCCTGCTCGAGGACGTGGAGGGCGCGCCCGAGTTCTCGTCGGGACTGGCGCGCGAGGTGACGGGCATCGAGGTGCTGGATGACGCCACGCTGGAGATAAGGCTGCGCGAGCCCAAGGCGTTCTTCCTGCACCTGATGGCGCTGACGGCCACGTCGGTGGCGAGGATGGACGGGAGCGGACGGCTGGTGGGCACCGGCCCCTTCCGCGTCATGTCGTTGGAGCCGGAGCGCGTGGTGATGGAGCGCAATCCGTCCTACTGGCGCTCGGGGACGCCGCTGTTGGACCGGCTGGAGTTCCAGCTCGTCGATTCACGGCAGGAGGCGGTGTCGAGGTTGCGCACGGGCACGGCGGACCTGGTGTCGTTCCTCTCCGCGGAGCACGTGGAGGTGCCGGGTCTGGAGTCGCTCCAGGTGCTGGCGAGCACCACGCCCTCCACGGCCTTCGTGGCGCTCAACCTGCGTGAGCCGCCCTATGACGACGTGCGGGTGCGTCGGGCGCTGCGCGCGGGCATGGACATCATCGGACTGGTGGAGCAGTTCCATCCGGGCACGCGCGTGGCGCGCACGCTGACGCCGCCAGAGCTGCTGACGGGCTCCGAGGTGGCGCCCCTGCCCACGCCCGACGTAGCGCTGGCGGAGCAGTTGTTGCGGGACGCGGGGCTGCGCCGGCTGAAGCTCACGCTGCACCACCCCGTGGGCCGCGACACGTCGACCGAGGACGCGGTGTTGTTCCGTCCGCTGTTGCAGGCGGGGCTGTTGCAGTTGGAGCACGTGGAGCTGGCGCCGGAGGAGTACCTGACGCGGCTGCGCGACGGGAAGATGTCTGCCTTCCGCACGCTGTGGCTGGCGGACTTCCCGGACCCGGACACGTTCCTCTACTTCCTGCTGAACTCCAACGCGCAGACGGTGTACCCGCTGGGCTACCGCAACCCGGAGCTGGACCGCATCACCTCCGAGGCGCGCGTGTCCATCGACCCGGAGCTGCGCCAGCAGCTCTACGTGCGCGCCGAGCACCTCTTCCGCGACGACTGCCCGCTCATCCCGCTGTACCACGAGCGGGTGCACGCGGCGGCCTCCGCGGCCGTGCAGGGACTGCGGCTGCACCAGACGCCGCCCCAGGTCCGCTTCGAGACCCTCTGGGTGGACCCGAACGCGTCGGAGTGA
- a CDS encoding DUF6183 family protein, whose amino-acid sequence MTSTVSAFLDDISTRDGLNAARGHIGRLGEERAYPALVALAAELEARQASTPAEGRKRLHALSDHLEEVLAKAGDVDSALALLEVARQPRDARYQGRLFAARREQELAALLATHRPVTSFVELLSSRQGPEDLLELFACGVHEFVLRGADLSSAPGVLALQAELARRGHPLAALPLQRRRWESSFGRLMGTEEIDAYDTLGERLSSASHEDEEDEYTTPDIRLATQDEPVPAALAAVLVSEDGEGPHDAIEQRVLKLRPALPKAPSDTMTSLLIDLGLPLMKDAAFVVCERDKLSRVADFFFSRVASRARGWLGAAYGRLALWRTLEALGGIEVSWAGDAPEKRWNACTWYQFKGSWQGERPDILGVVCLRPGGTSLALVAVRERASFW is encoded by the coding sequence ATGACTTCGACGGTGAGCGCGTTCCTCGACGACATCTCCACCCGTGACGGGCTGAACGCGGCGCGGGGGCATATCGGCCGGCTGGGAGAAGAGCGGGCCTATCCGGCGCTGGTGGCGCTCGCGGCGGAGTTGGAGGCGCGGCAGGCCTCGACGCCCGCGGAGGGTCGGAAGCGGCTGCACGCCCTCTCGGACCACCTGGAGGAGGTGTTGGCCAAGGCGGGGGACGTGGACAGCGCCCTGGCCCTGCTGGAGGTCGCTCGTCAGCCGCGTGACGCGCGCTACCAGGGGCGTCTCTTTGCCGCGCGACGCGAGCAGGAGCTGGCGGCGCTCCTGGCCACCCATCGCCCCGTGACGAGCTTCGTGGAGCTGCTCTCCTCCCGACAGGGGCCCGAGGACCTGCTGGAGCTGTTCGCCTGTGGCGTCCACGAGTTCGTGCTGCGCGGCGCGGACCTGTCCTCGGCGCCCGGTGTCCTGGCGCTCCAGGCGGAGCTGGCGCGACGCGGTCATCCGCTGGCGGCGCTGCCGCTCCAGCGTCGACGCTGGGAGTCCTCGTTCGGGCGCCTCATGGGGACGGAGGAAATCGACGCGTACGACACGCTCGGAGAGAGGTTGTCCTCGGCGTCACACGAGGACGAAGAAGACGAGTACACCACGCCCGACATCCGGCTGGCGACCCAGGACGAGCCGGTGCCCGCGGCGCTCGCGGCCGTCCTGGTCTCGGAGGACGGGGAGGGGCCTCACGACGCCATCGAGCAGCGGGTGCTCAAGCTGCGTCCCGCGCTTCCCAAGGCCCCCTCGGACACGATGACGTCCCTGCTCATCGATCTGGGCCTGCCGCTCATGAAGGACGCGGCCTTCGTGGTGTGCGAGCGGGACAAGCTGTCGCGCGTGGCCGACTTCTTCTTCTCGCGCGTGGCCTCACGCGCGCGCGGGTGGCTGGGCGCGGCGTATGGACGTCTGGCGTTGTGGCGCACGCTCGAGGCGCTCGGTGGCATCGAGGTCTCCTGGGCCGGCGATGCTCCCGAGAAGCGCTGGAATGCCTGCACCTGGTACCAGTTCAAGGGCTCCTGGCAGGGTGAGCGCCCTGACATCCTGGGCGTCGTCTGTCTTCGCCCCGGCGGGACATCGCTCGCGCTCGTCGCGGTCCGCGAGAGGGCGTCATTCTGGTAG
- a CDS encoding polysaccharide lyase → MFLLPGLAAGEVIWRGDFETGNRSQYTREQMVSSDRLLVVTNPVAEGKYALKVTVKQGDDPINSSGNRNELVYLGKEKEGSEYYYRWKVMFAPDFPSVDTWQLFTQWHHDGCCGSPPLEFYVRGEEMRMSLNSDSTIPWRGKLVRGVWHEFILHVKWSAKASTGFVELWHNKEKVLAKRAAATMYAGQNNYLKLGLYRSDTVRPVGVLYHDGFIQATTLADVLPTTPTPDAGTPVDAGTPDSGTPEVDAGTVDAGTPTVDAGTPAADAGTRPDESPGGVIPPGGLSPSGDDEEAVGCNSSGGPLAGMALLGLMGLIGARRRRS, encoded by the coding sequence ATGTTCCTGCTCCCTGGCCTGGCGGCGGGGGAGGTCATCTGGCGGGGTGACTTCGAGACGGGCAACCGCTCGCAGTACACGCGCGAGCAGATGGTCAGCTCGGACCGCCTGTTGGTGGTGACCAACCCCGTGGCCGAGGGGAAGTACGCGCTCAAGGTCACCGTGAAGCAGGGCGATGACCCCATCAACTCCAGTGGCAACCGCAACGAGCTGGTGTACCTGGGCAAGGAGAAGGAGGGCTCGGAGTACTACTACCGCTGGAAGGTGATGTTCGCGCCGGACTTCCCCAGCGTGGACACGTGGCAGCTCTTCACGCAGTGGCACCATGACGGCTGCTGCGGCTCGCCTCCGCTGGAGTTCTACGTGCGCGGCGAGGAGATGCGCATGTCGCTCAACTCCGACTCCACGATTCCGTGGCGAGGCAAGCTCGTGCGAGGCGTCTGGCACGAGTTCATCCTGCACGTGAAGTGGTCCGCGAAGGCGAGCACGGGCTTCGTGGAGCTCTGGCACAACAAGGAGAAGGTGCTCGCCAAGCGCGCCGCCGCGACGATGTACGCGGGGCAGAACAACTACTTGAAGCTGGGCTTGTACCGCAGCGACACCGTGCGGCCGGTGGGCGTGCTGTACCACGATGGTTTCATCCAGGCGACGACGCTCGCGGACGTGCTGCCCACGACGCCCACGCCCGACGCGGGCACGCCCGTGGACGCGGGCACGCCGGACTCGGGCACGCCAGAGGTGGACGCGGGGACGGTGGATGCGGGGACTCCCACCGTGGACGCGGGGACGCCCGCTGCGGATGCCGGCACCCGCCCGGACGAGTCACCGGGCGGCGTGATTCCTCCCGGCGGGCTGTCTCCGAGCGGTGACGACGAGGAGGCCGTGGGCTGCAACAGCTCGGGCGGTCCGCTCGCGGGGATGGCGCTGCTCGGGTTGATGGGGCTCATCGGCGCGCGTCGTCGGCGCTCCTGA